The following proteins are encoded in a genomic region of Lachnospiraceae bacterium KM106-2:
- a CDS encoding tRNA (guanine46-N7-)-methyltransferase, which yields MRLRNVKGAREAIEASAYVVDVPENQKGKWNEVFGNNNPIHIEVGMGKGQFITELARRNPDINYVGIEKFSSVLIRALEKRPELETNNLIFIRMDAENITEVFDKDEVSQIYLNFSDPWPKDRHAKRRLTSRQFFARYNQILVADGRVIFKTDNRELFDFSLEEVVEAGWILENHTFDLHHSEYNEGNVMTEYEEKFSGEGKPINRLVAYRK from the coding sequence ATGAGACTTAGAAACGTAAAAGGTGCAAGGGAAGCTATCGAAGCCAGTGCGTATGTTGTAGATGTGCCTGAAAATCAAAAAGGAAAATGGAATGAAGTATTTGGAAACAATAACCCGATCCATATCGAAGTAGGGATGGGAAAAGGACAATTCATTACAGAGTTAGCTAGAAGAAATCCAGATATTAATTACGTTGGAATTGAGAAATTTTCAAGCGTATTAATTCGAGCGTTAGAGAAAAGACCGGAATTAGAAACGAATAACTTGATCTTTATTCGTATGGATGCAGAAAATATTACAGAGGTATTCGACAAAGATGAAGTAAGTCAGATTTATCTTAACTTTTCAGATCCATGGCCAAAAGATCGTCATGCTAAGAGACGTTTAACATCAAGACAATTTTTTGCACGTTATAATCAAATTCTTGTTGCAGATGGAAGAGTGATATTTAAGACAGATAATCGTGAGTTATTTGATTTTTCTTTAGAAGAAGTAGTAGAAGCAGGATGGATCTTAGAAAATCATACATTTGATCTTCATCACAGCGAGTATAATGAAGGAAATGTTATGACAGAATACGAAGAAAAATTCTCTGGAGAGGGAAAACCAATTAATCGCTTAGTGGCATATCGTAAATAG